The Dioscorea cayenensis subsp. rotundata cultivar TDr96_F1 chromosome 8, TDr96_F1_v2_PseudoChromosome.rev07_lg8_w22 25.fasta, whole genome shotgun sequence genome segment aaaaaaaacagaGCATATATTCCCCATCTCCTTCACTGACCTCTCTTTTCTTTGATtcttcaagtaaaaaaataaacactttTGTTTTATGGGTTTCTGATTCTAGAGCTATGACTTTTTTAGTCTTGAGATTTAAGACACTCTAAAAAGCTTCTAATTTTTGGATTCATTTTTCACTTTAAACTGCAACCATATATTAACATCTAATATTACATGTAAAAAAACCTAGTTAAACATTTTCCAAACAACCCAATAAATAATACGTCAGTTGtaaaaaaccaaatataaagattttaagaaaatgacaataataataataataataataataataataaaaaccatgCACCACCTTTGGTCCACCATGATctaataaaaaagcaaaaagataTAAGATCAAGTATATATAGCATATATCATGGAAGAAGAACCTTAACTTTATTTCACATTAATCAACACTATTATTCCAATATTCCTCCATAaactaatacattaattatCCCCTCATCACTAaccacattaaaaattaaattgaacaTACCTTCTAaaacacacacgcacacacacacaagctTAATTTCCCTCTTGTTGATGAACTAATAAAATCTTATTATAAACATCCAAACCAAAGATAAGATCCAACACATTAATCCTGcaagaataacaaaaataaattcagaaaatacaaaaacaaaatcaagatataaacatatataaaaaaacagtGATTAATATATAATTCTGATCACCTGtccaagaagaaggagaagagaagataaCTGCATGACTCCAAGAAGGGAAGTGACAATTGGTAGTTGTATTCATATCACCATTACAGTTACAAGAAAACCGATAAGACGACGAAGAcgatgaagaagaagacgaagaagaagaatctCCGGTAATAGTAAAACCACAAACACCACCACTTTGCTCACAAGAATCACATGAAGAAGGATAAGCATCATCAACACTGAACTTATACTTGAGAACAATACCATACTTCCAAATTACTGGATTAGTCTCATCACCATTGAAGCTATAAACTGCTGTGTATGAATTACAATTCATAGACTTAAGGTTCATTTGAAAAGCAGGGCCAAGAGTGACAGGAGTGTAAACACAGCAGGAAGAAGGTGAGGAGGATGACAAAGAAGGACAAGATGAAAGTAAGGTGCAAATGGGAGAGTTGTCACAGAgagtagtggtggtggtgatgatggaggaggaggaagagcaGGAGAGAAGGGCAAAGAAGGAAAAGTCAGAGAAGGAGAAGGGTGCATTGGAGTTGAGGGAGAAGCCAGGGGAGGAGCAGGAGGTGGAGCATGTGGACATTGAAGGGTCTTGGATAAAAAGAAGGTGGTTGG includes the following:
- the LOC120267484 gene encoding uncharacterized protein DDB_G0271670-like, which codes for MKNTTIILLLFFFFITLINIPSPSSSQSCKPFCGPLPLHFPFGSGPGCGHPSFNPHITCNPSQQSLLFTTFSGTYPITSIDYTNHLLFIQDPSMSTCSTSCSSPGFSLNSNAPFSFSDFSFFALLSCSSSSSIITTTTTLCDNSPICTLLSSCPSLSSSSPSSCCVYTPVTLGPAFQMNLKSMNCNSYTAVYSFNGDETNPVIWKYGIVLKYKFSVDDAYPSSCDSCEQSGGVCGFTITGDSSSSSSSSSSSSSYRFSCNCNGDMNTTTNCHFPSWSHAVIFSSPSSWTGLMCWILSLVWMFIIRFY